The Chitinophagaceae bacterium genome contains the following window.
CCACTATAAGAATATTTTAATCAAAAAGCAACTTCATCATATATGCTGTAATTTCCGCTCCCGGTCTGCAGCATAGGCCAGGCAAGCTTGAATGTCTTCAATGGTTAATTATGGTATATGCAGGATTCCAGGTTAAAATCTAAAACTATAGCTCACAGATGGTATTAAAGGAAAGAAACTTTGCTGCTTTATAATTGTGCGGGATCTAACCGATTCGGTGCCATCATCATTAATAACATGTTTTTTTTCTTCTTCCAGAAAGTAATAATAGGGATTTTGTCGGTTATAAACATTGTAGAGATTAAAGGATAACTGACGTTTTCTATTATTACTTTTGACCCAATTAATATTATAACCCACATCAAGTTTATGAAAAGAGCGCATCCGGTGTGTATTTATACCATCATATATATGTAAATCGAAAGGAAATGAGCGATGTTCTCGTTCAAGATAATACCGACCTTCAGGCAAGGTTATTGCATTCCCGGTTGCATACACCCATGTAGCAGAAAAATCACTTCGATTTGATATTCGCCTGATCCAAACAATGGAAACATCATGCAACCGATCATATTTAAATAAAAATGGTCTTCCTGAATTAATATTAGAAAATTCCCGTGTTGTTCGTGAAAGTGAGTAAGCCAGCCAACCTGAATTTTTCCCGCTTGTTTTTTGAATCAGAAATTCAATACCATAGGCCCGGCCAATACCATCTACTTCAATTTTATCTTCCCAATTTAATGATGACCGGGAGTACCCTGCACCTTCCTTATAACCAATAAGCCTGTCCATTTTTTTATGATATAGTTCAACGCTAATTTCAACGGATTTTCCCTTCAGGTTTTTGGCAAAACCTAGTGCCCATTGCTCAGCAATTGAAGGCTTGGCGAAAGGTGTAGCAGGAACCCAAAGATCTACAGGAATACCCATACCACCACTGGTTAAAAGGTGTACGTTCTGTTGTAAGCGATTCCATGAAGCTCTTAAAGATGAGTTATAGCTGGTCATATAATTAAAAATAAAACGAGGTTCAAGTGAAAAAAAACCGCTGCCATCAACACTGTAAAGGGTTGCTCTTAAACCCATATTTGCACTAAAACGTTTTCCTATATCAAAATGATTCTCTAAATATGCCGCATGATCTAAGGCCGCTATTTTAAAATTTCCGAATTCACTTTTAATTGTTTCATTTTCTGTTTCCAGTTCATATAGCGTAATACCGGGTGTAAATGTCTGCAAATTGGAGCTAATTCCAATTCTTAGCTTATAGTTAGGTTTATAAAAAAGTTCCATATCAAAGGATGATTTCAAGTCTCTTATACCACTGCTAAAAGAGCTAAAAAAATGTCTTTGATTATCTACAGCTTTTTCTTTGAATGATTGTTTTACTGCATGATTATATTCCGTATAAGCTATTACAAGATTGCTAAATATCTTCGGACTAAAGATATGATTCCATCGTAAAACAGCTAACTTATTACCCCACTTAACGCGGTTTCTTGATTCTATGTCAATTTCATTGTCCTTATCTTTCATGCGAATCAGGAATGCATCGTCACCCATATAGAAAGAAAGGAAGATTCTGTCATTTGGACCCAGCTTATGGTTATATTTAGCATTAAAATCATAAAAATGGTATCCGAATTCTGTTCCATCGAAAACAATTTTGGTTATGGGTCGTGTAATAAGGTCATACAAAAAACGACGATAAGACAACAGATAGGAACTTGTATCAGGTTTAACAGGCCCCTCCAGACTAACTTTGGCATTTAGAAAACCTATGGTAGCTTTTCTTTGAGATTCCGACATATCGCCTTCCTTCATCCTGATATCAAGAATTGATGACAATCGTCCTCCGTATCTTGCGGGAATTCCCCCTTTGGTTAGGGTCATACTACTTACGGCATCGGGGTTAAAGCTTGATACAAAGCCCCCCAAATGGTTAACGTAATAAAGAGGTGCATCATCAAGCAATATAAGATTTTGATCAGGACTTCCTCCTCTTACATACAATTCGCTGGAACCTTCACTGCCACTTCTAGCACCAGGCATAAGCTGTATTGCTTTAAGTAAGTCGGGTTCACCACCCAAAGCCGGTAGCAATACAAGATTGCTCATAGGAATACTCACCACACTCATTTCTGTTCTTTTCTCAAAAGACTTCTCCCGTGAAGCTTCTACTTTTGCTGTTTCCAGAAGAATTCCGGGTACTAATAATAATTCGAGCCGAATAGATACTTTGCCATCAATCTTTGTCACCAAAGGGGTGTAGCCTATATGCGTAATAATCAATTCTATTGAGTCAGTGGCCTCAAGGGTAAGACTGAAAAAGCCATAAGGATTACTAATAACTCCCTTGCCAGAATAATTGTCTGAAACATGCGCTGAATTTATAGATTCACCACTTGAATGATCCCTGACAAAACCACTTACTGTTATGGTTTGCGCATATAATGACTGAGGTATAATGAGCCATAAAAAACTAATTAACAGATAAATACAAGCCTTGTTATGCATTTTTTTCTGAGTTCCTTTATGATTTGATAGTTTTGGCATAAACTGTTTATCTTACTGAATTAATAATAGTATCAGTAATGCCCGAATAAGCCGCAAAGATTCCATAACCTCCCTTTATATTACTAAACATGGGTACCGGTTCGCCAACACCAGACCAAAAGTCACTTTCCTGGTGATACAAATGTCGGGTAAGGTGTTTTTTAAATTGATAATATGCTTTGGATGTCTTCCGTAGAATGATAATCAGATCATGGTCATATTCCAAAAGATCATTGTTGTGAATATATTGCGGTTGAGTAACATAATTAACCGTTAATATATAAGAATGTCCTTTGAACAATTCATTACTAAATATAAGGCTTTCAGGATGGTATTCTATATCTGACTCATTGGACAAAACAGGGTCAATACTTTGCAGATAAATAACATTTGAAATTCTCAATTCATCTGTATTTCTAGCCGGAATAAGATGCCTGTTCCTTAATATCAACTCATAATAGTTTTTGCCTGTACCATCATCGAGAATTTCTATTCTTGCCTGAGAAACAATATAACCTGCCTCCTCATCAACATAGATATTCTCAATATAGCTAACATTACCCATATTAGGTGAAGCATGCACCATAATGTCATTGGCGTTTACCGTTGGAAAACCGGGTGCAGAAACATCTAAAGTATATGATTGAGTAAGCTTGGCGATAAGTTTGGAAATATATTTTCCATCCCCGGCATGATACAAAGTATCTGGATTATTTCCTTCTTCGGAAATAATAACCAGTGCATTTTCAATTGCTTTTTTTTCATTGAAATC
Protein-coding sequences here:
- a CDS encoding TonB-dependent receptor encodes the protein MPKLSNHKGTQKKMHNKACIYLLISFLWLIIPQSLYAQTITVSGFVRDHSSGESINSAHVSDNYSGKGVISNPYGFFSLTLEATDSIELIITHIGYTPLVTKIDGKVSIRLELLLVPGILLETAKVEASREKSFEKRTEMSVVSIPMSNLVLLPALGGEPDLLKAIQLMPGARSGSEGSSELYVRGGSPDQNLILLDDAPLYYVNHLGGFVSSFNPDAVSSMTLTKGGIPARYGGRLSSILDIRMKEGDMSESQRKATIGFLNAKVSLEGPVKPDTSSYLLSYRRFLYDLITRPITKIVFDGTEFGYHFYDFNAKYNHKLGPNDRIFLSFYMGDDAFLIRMKDKDNEIDIESRNRVKWGNKLAVLRWNHIFSPKIFSNLVIAYTEYNHAVKQSFKEKAVDNQRHFFSSFSSGIRDLKSSFDMELFYKPNYKLRIGISSNLQTFTPGITLYELETENETIKSEFGNFKIAALDHAAYLENHFDIGKRFSANMGLRATLYSVDGSGFFSLEPRFIFNYMTSYNSSLRASWNRLQQNVHLLTSGGMGIPVDLWVPATPFAKPSIAEQWALGFAKNLKGKSVEISVELYHKKMDRLIGYKEGAGYSRSSLNWEDKIEVDGIGRAYGIEFLIQKTSGKNSGWLAYSLSRTTREFSNINSGRPFLFKYDRLHDVSIVWIRRISNRSDFSATWVYATGNAITLPEGRYYLEREHRSFPFDLHIYDGINTHRMRSFHKLDVGYNINWVKSNNRKRQLSFNLYNVYNRQNPYYYFLEEEKKHVINDDGTESVRSRTIIKQQSFFPLIPSVSYSFRF
- a CDS encoding DUF4249 domain-containing protein — encoded protein: MFNILLQCKYNSLNLIFLAINLLFFSCTKEVTIDLPQFEPKLVVDCLFGHDDTLRLNLSKTKGILDFNEKKAIENALVIISEEGNNPDTLYHAGDGKYISKLIAKLTQSYTLDVSAPGFPTVNANDIMVHASPNMGNVSYIENIYVDEEAGYIVSQARIEILDDGTGKNYYELILRNRHLIPARNTDELRISNVIYLQSIDPVLSNESDIEYHPESLIFSNELFKGHSYILTVNYVTQPQYIHNNDLLEYDHDLIIILRKTSKAYYQFKKHLTRHLYHQESDFWSGVGEPVPMFSNIKGGYGIFAAYSGITDTIINSVR